One window of Paenibacillus albicereus genomic DNA carries:
- the holA gene encoding DNA polymerase III subunit delta — MHAKDVGKDIKAGRIAPVYAAFGKDRYRMGQFASMLADKLLAPDERELGMVRFDTAETALEEIVAEAQTPPFFVPRKLIVVRDGAVLCAAAKENGKLEHKAERFLSYMEQPSETSVILFLVQADKLDERRKIVKLLKERNLIVAFPELSEGELATWAVRRAADQKRVLGEDAAQLLVARLGTGMQALAQEVDKLCLYAGEGGTVTQDDVARLTAATVEEDAFALVDAALERRMDRTLALYRELLLRKEEPIRIAALVARQLRIMLQIKELERHRYSPQQMAGQLGLHPYAVKLAAEKARRYDTAVLGRHLAALAELDYRMKTGQVDKELGLQLFFLSIGAQPAAAPLA; from the coding sequence ATGCACGCGAAGGACGTGGGGAAGGATATCAAGGCGGGGCGCATCGCGCCGGTCTACGCGGCGTTCGGCAAGGACCGGTACCGCATGGGGCAGTTCGCTTCCATGCTTGCGGACAAGCTGCTCGCGCCGGACGAAAGGGAGCTCGGCATGGTCCGCTTCGATACGGCGGAGACGGCGCTGGAGGAGATCGTGGCGGAGGCCCAGACGCCGCCCTTTTTCGTGCCGCGCAAGCTGATCGTCGTGCGGGACGGAGCCGTGCTGTGCGCGGCTGCCAAGGAGAACGGCAAGCTGGAGCACAAGGCCGAGCGGTTCTTGTCCTATATGGAGCAGCCGTCGGAGACGAGCGTCATCCTGTTCCTCGTGCAGGCGGACAAGCTCGACGAGCGCCGCAAGATCGTGAAGCTGCTCAAGGAGCGCAACCTGATCGTCGCTTTTCCCGAGCTGAGCGAGGGAGAGCTGGCGACCTGGGCGGTCCGGCGCGCCGCCGACCAGAAGCGCGTGCTCGGGGAGGATGCGGCTCAGCTGCTCGTCGCGCGCCTCGGGACCGGCATGCAGGCGCTGGCGCAGGAGGTCGACAAGCTGTGCCTGTACGCGGGCGAGGGCGGCACGGTGACCCAGGACGACGTCGCCCGCCTGACGGCGGCAACGGTCGAGGAGGATGCGTTCGCGCTCGTCGACGCGGCGCTGGAGCGGCGCATGGACCGCACGCTCGCGCTCTACCGCGAGCTGCTGCTGCGCAAGGAGGAGCCGATCCGCATCGCGGCGCTTGTTGCCCGCCAGCTGCGCATCATGCTGCAGATCAAGGAGCTGGAGCGTCACCGCTACTCGCCGCAGCAGATGGCCGGGCAGCTCGGCCTGCATCCGTACGCCGTCAAGCTCGCGGCCGAAAAGGCGCGCCGCTACGATACGGCCGTGCTCGGCCGTCATCTGGCTGCGCTCGCGGAGCTGGACTACCGGATGAAGACCGGCCAGGTGGACAAGGAGCTCGGCCTGCAGCTGTTCTTCCTGTCGATAGGAGCTCAGCCGGCCGCCGCGCCGCTGGCTTAG
- a CDS encoding zf-HC2 domain-containing protein, giving the protein MTCQEVVEYMNRYLDGDLDELERQELMDHLRHCPDDQELFERLQRLSGELEELPKITPPFSLVDSILPQLEEIDAHRDAKASASQAAEATSARASEAGGQPARRPAASRFNRRARVWTGSVAAAAAAALILVLAPWGTGPDSPLTAEINNAADTGGQEASTFSAGDAAAPASGLDSMQSQKNEGSPSAKQQIVDGQTVPTATTPPESGSAEPRAGLRQEPPAESPSVSAGGGQGSTVYPSPGADADRESAQSAPPKASLNFAGPSPGVVSGIMGDTDMGIAAVPEVTYSPNQQFSYSISHGWIVITKADGGKVFDHTFDGAVSDPAWSEDSRYLSVTVTDKDGTSKPYRIDVQDGALVE; this is encoded by the coding sequence ATGACTTGTCAAGAGGTGGTAGAATACATGAACCGATATTTGGACGGAGATCTTGACGAGCTGGAACGCCAGGAGCTGATGGATCATCTCCGCCATTGTCCGGACGACCAGGAGCTGTTCGAGCGGCTGCAACGGCTGTCCGGAGAGCTCGAGGAGCTTCCCAAAATCACCCCGCCGTTCAGCCTCGTCGATTCGATCCTGCCGCAGCTGGAGGAGATCGACGCCCACCGCGACGCCAAGGCGTCCGCCAGCCAGGCGGCCGAAGCGACGTCTGCGAGAGCGAGCGAGGCCGGCGGACAGCCGGCCCGCCGGCCGGCAGCGAGCCGCTTCAACCGGCGCGCCCGCGTTTGGACGGGCTCCGTGGCGGCCGCCGCGGCGGCGGCGCTCATTCTCGTCCTGGCCCCATGGGGCACGGGGCCCGATTCTCCGCTGACGGCCGAAATCAACAACGCGGCCGATACCGGCGGACAGGAAGCCAGCACGTTCAGCGCGGGCGATGCCGCCGCGCCCGCCAGCGGCTTGGACTCGATGCAGTCGCAGAAGAATGAAGGTTCTCCGAGCGCCAAGCAGCAGATCGTGGACGGCCAGACGGTGCCGACCGCGACGACTCCTCCCGAAAGCGGGTCGGCGGAGCCTCGCGCGGGCTTGCGGCAGGAGCCGCCAGCCGAATCCCCGTCCGTCTCCGCGGGCGGAGGGCAGGGCTCGACGGTCTATCCGTCGCCTGGGGCGGATGCCGACCGCGAAAGCGCCCAATCGGCTCCGCCGAAAGCAAGCCTGAATTTCGCCGGACCTTCGCCGGGCGTCGTCTCGGGCATCATGGGAGATACCGACATGGGCATCGCGGCGGTGCCGGAGGTGACGTACTCTCCGAATCAGCAGTTCAGCTACTCGATCAGCCATGGCTGGATCGTCATTACCAAAGCCGACGGGGGCAAGGTGTTCGATCACACGTTCGACGGCGCCGTGTCCGATCCCGCCTGGAGCGAGGACAGCCGGTACCTGAGCGTGACCGTCACGGACAAGGACGGCACCTCCAAGCCGTACCGGATCGACGTGCAGGACGGCGCGCTTGTCGAATAG
- a CDS encoding RNA polymerase sigma factor, translating into MVEPGLIRAAQQGDRDALVSLLRDIENHVYRTAYYILGNEQDALDASQEALIRIYTKINSYEEKAQFKTWIQRIVTNICIDKFRRTKPVVSIEEHDMVFREKQDVEEEVLSAYAAKDIREAIDKLPDHHRAVVVLRYLQDFSYNEIADSLDLPLNTVKSYLFRARQQLQTLLHDYQKGGVRG; encoded by the coding sequence GTGGTAGAGCCTGGTCTCATACGAGCCGCTCAACAGGGCGATCGCGACGCTCTCGTGTCCCTATTGCGAGACATAGAGAATCACGTTTACCGGACCGCCTATTACATTCTGGGCAACGAGCAGGACGCGCTGGACGCTTCGCAGGAGGCGTTGATCCGCATCTACACCAAGATCAATTCCTACGAAGAGAAAGCGCAGTTCAAAACCTGGATCCAGCGGATCGTCACGAATATATGCATCGATAAATTCCGCCGCACGAAGCCCGTCGTCTCCATCGAGGAACATGACATGGTGTTCCGGGAGAAGCAGGACGTGGAGGAGGAAGTGCTGTCCGCTTACGCGGCCAAAGATATTCGAGAGGCAATCGACAAGCTGCCGGATCACCACAGAGCGGTTGTCGTGCTTCGGTACCTGCAGGACTTTTCCTACAACGAGATCGCGGATTCGCTCGACCTTCCGCTCAACACGGTGAAGTCTTACTTGTTCCGGGCCCGCCAGCAGCTGCAGACACTGCTCCATGACTATCAGAAAGGCGGTGTCCGAGGATGA